From a region of the Phenylobacterium koreense genome:
- a CDS encoding FecR family protein: MAVDSQKALECEAAEWAVAMDRGLTPDERISLDLWLAGDPRRQGALVRAQAVWAAAVGAAHLKSAPRRRIGRRGVLAGGLAASVAVLVGAGVQFVRGQNVRTVRGEVRRFPMADGSEAVMNSQTQLVVRYSEAQRRIDLRAGEAWFDVAKDAGRPFVVATSTATVTAVGTAFSVREIGDSTEVVVSEGTVRIRGEGDSRDMLLSEGGSLRLDKRKPMQRSQLDPGRIRRRLAWRDGLIMLDGETLSEAAAEFNQYGSRPIRVAPEIAERRVVGVFRILDAEGFARANAELLSTRIEVHDHEILLGSMTGS, translated from the coding sequence ATGGCGGTAGACTCGCAGAAGGCCCTGGAGTGCGAGGCCGCCGAGTGGGCGGTCGCCATGGATCGCGGCCTCACGCCGGATGAGCGGATCTCGCTGGACCTCTGGCTCGCCGGGGACCCTCGCCGCCAGGGCGCGCTCGTGCGCGCACAGGCCGTCTGGGCCGCAGCGGTGGGGGCGGCTCATCTAAAATCTGCCCCACGACGCCGGATCGGGCGGCGGGGAGTGCTGGCCGGCGGCCTCGCCGCCAGCGTCGCCGTTCTGGTGGGCGCGGGCGTCCAGTTCGTAAGGGGACAGAACGTTCGGACCGTCCGGGGAGAGGTGCGCCGTTTCCCCATGGCCGACGGCTCCGAAGCAGTGATGAACTCACAGACCCAACTCGTCGTGCGCTATTCCGAGGCCCAGCGGCGGATCGACCTGCGAGCCGGGGAGGCTTGGTTCGACGTTGCAAAGGACGCCGGGCGTCCCTTCGTCGTCGCGACCTCGACCGCGACGGTGACTGCAGTTGGCACGGCATTCTCGGTTCGAGAAATCGGCGATTCCACCGAGGTCGTGGTGTCGGAAGGAACCGTGCGTATCCGTGGGGAGGGCGATAGCCGGGACATGCTGCTTTCCGAGGGCGGGAGCCTGCGCCTGGACAAGCGCAAGCCGATGCAGAGGAGCCAACTCGACCCTGGCCGCATCCGCCGGCGCCTAGCCTGGCGCGACGGCCTGATCATGCTGGACGGTGAGACGCTCTCGGAGGCGGCCGCAGAGTTCAATCAGTATGGCTCGCGGCCTATCCGCGTCGCGCCCGAGATCGCCGAACGCAGGGTGGTCGGGGTGTTCAGAATTTTGGACGCAGAGGGTTTCGCGCGCGCCAATGCCGAGCTCCTTTCGACGAGGATCGAGGTGCATGACCACGAAATCCTGTTGGGCTCCATGACGGGGTCATAG
- the cyoA gene encoding ubiquinol oxidase subunit II: MPLRRSSRPSEEAPPPLGKLRARLGRIALPLLLLPLSACSHMELLNPKGSIGEQEKDLILIASGLMLLVVIPVMVLTLVFAWRYRAGNTKATYSPTWAHSTKIEVVVWSIPCVIVAILAVLIWRTTHALDPYRPLESQVKPVNVEVVALDWKWLFIYPDYGIATVNQLTVPVGAPINFRLTSASMMNSFFIPQLGSQIYAMAGMQTKLHLIADEPGTYAGRSAAFSGPGFSDMQFNAVAVPHDEFDAWVKRARSAPAPLVLDEAAYRDLEQPSFDTPSTVYARVSPGLFDSIVDRFMVGRMPALALEGGICTPDGLALQRIY, encoded by the coding sequence TTGCCGCTCCGCCGATCATCACGGCCTTCCGAAGAGGCTCCGCCGCCGCTCGGCAAGTTGCGGGCCCGCCTTGGCCGCATTGCCCTGCCCCTCCTCTTGCTGCCGCTCTCCGCCTGCAGCCACATGGAACTGCTCAACCCGAAAGGTTCGATCGGCGAGCAGGAGAAGGACCTGATCCTGATCGCCAGCGGCCTGATGCTGCTCGTGGTCATTCCGGTGATGGTGCTGACCCTGGTCTTCGCCTGGCGCTACAGAGCCGGGAACACCAAGGCGACCTATTCGCCGACCTGGGCGCACTCCACGAAGATCGAGGTAGTCGTCTGGTCGATCCCCTGCGTGATCGTCGCCATCCTCGCGGTCCTGATCTGGCGGACCACCCACGCCCTGGACCCCTACAGGCCGCTGGAATCGCAGGTGAAACCGGTCAACGTCGAGGTCGTCGCGCTCGATTGGAAATGGCTGTTCATCTATCCCGACTACGGGATCGCCACGGTCAACCAGCTCACGGTGCCGGTCGGCGCGCCGATCAATTTCCGCCTGACCTCGGCGTCGATGATGAATTCGTTCTTCATCCCGCAACTGGGCAGCCAGATCTATGCCATGGCCGGGATGCAGACGAAGCTGCACCTGATCGCAGACGAGCCGGGCACCTATGCGGGCCGGTCGGCCGCCTTCAGCGGTCCAGGCTTTTCCGACATGCAGTTCAACGCTGTCGCTGTGCCGCATGACGAATTCGACGCGTGGGTGAAGCGCGCGCGGTCGGCGCCAGCCCCGCTCGTCCTGGATGAGGCCGCTTACCGCGACCTCGAGCAGCCCAGCTTCGACACCCCCTCGACGGTCTACGCGCGGGTATCGCCCGGCCTGTTCGACAGCATCGTCGACCGCTTCATGGTCGGACGCATGCCGGCGCTCGCCCTGGAAGGTGGAATTTGCACGCCCGACGGGCTGGCATTGCAGAGGATCTACTAG
- the hemA gene encoding 5-aminolevulinate synthase, with protein MDFDSRFRDLIAGMKLDGRYRTFIELERVAGAFPTALWHRPDGQAQAVTVWCSNDYLGMGQHPSVLAAMHEAIDLSGAGAGGTRNISGTNRQHVALETELAELHGKEAALIFTSGWISNLAALGALGRVLPNSVIFSDAQNHNSMIEGIRRSGAEKLIFRHNDAAHLDELMSRVDPDRPKIVAFESVYSMDGDIAPIAAICDVAEKHGAITYLDEVHAVGLYGPRGGGIAEREGLAQRLTIIEGTLAKAFGVMGGYVAGPAILIDVIRSLADSFIFTTSLCPHLAAGALAAVQHVKAHPEDRALQAANAARLKAMLEEAGLPVLDTPSHILPVIVGDAHLCRRISERLLAAHGIYVQPINYPTVARGQERLRITPTPFHTEAHMHALINALIAVGRDLGWPGAQQAA; from the coding sequence ATGGATTTCGACTCAAGGTTCCGCGACCTCATCGCGGGCATGAAGCTGGACGGTCGCTATCGGACGTTCATCGAACTCGAGCGCGTAGCCGGCGCGTTTCCGACAGCGCTCTGGCATCGCCCGGACGGGCAGGCGCAGGCCGTCACCGTCTGGTGCAGCAACGACTATCTCGGCATGGGCCAGCATCCCAGCGTTCTGGCGGCGATGCACGAAGCCATCGACCTCTCCGGCGCGGGCGCCGGCGGCACCCGCAACATCTCCGGCACCAACCGCCAGCACGTCGCGCTTGAGACCGAACTGGCCGAGCTCCACGGCAAGGAGGCGGCGCTGATCTTCACCTCTGGCTGGATCTCGAACCTCGCTGCGCTCGGGGCGCTGGGCCGCGTTCTTCCGAATAGCGTCATCTTCTCCGACGCCCAGAACCACAATTCGATGATCGAAGGCATCCGCCGCTCGGGAGCTGAGAAGCTCATCTTCCGGCATAATGACGCGGCTCACCTCGACGAGTTGATGAGCCGCGTCGATCCCGATCGCCCGAAGATCGTCGCCTTCGAGAGCGTCTATAGCATGGACGGCGACATCGCCCCGATCGCGGCCATCTGCGACGTGGCCGAAAAGCACGGGGCCATCACCTATCTCGACGAGGTCCACGCCGTCGGCCTCTACGGACCGCGTGGCGGCGGCATCGCCGAACGCGAAGGTCTCGCCCAACGGCTAACCATCATCGAAGGGACCCTGGCCAAGGCGTTCGGCGTCATGGGCGGCTATGTCGCCGGTCCGGCCATCCTGATCGACGTGATCCGCAGTCTCGCCGACAGCTTCATCTTCACGACCTCGCTCTGCCCGCATCTGGCCGCTGGCGCGCTCGCCGCGGTCCAGCACGTCAAGGCTCATCCCGAAGACCGCGCGCTCCAGGCGGCCAATGCGGCCAGGCTCAAGGCTATGCTCGAGGAGGCCGGCCTGCCGGTGCTCGACACGCCTAGCCACATCCTGCCGGTCATCGTCGGCGACGCGCATCTCTGCCGGCGCATCAGCGAACGACTCCTGGCCGCGCACGGCATCTACGTCCAGCCGATCAACTATCCGACCGTCGCGCGCGGACAGGAACGCCTGCGGATCACCCCGACGCCCTTCCACACCGAGGCGCATATGCACGCGCTGATCAATGCGCTGATCGCCGTCGGCCGCGACCTCGGCTGGCCCGGCGCGCAGCAGGCGGCCTGA
- a CDS encoding RNA polymerase sigma factor — protein MHDPIAWIAERIVPHEPDVRRWLQRSTLGGFDPDDAIQEAYARIAAASNLAAVREPRAYFFTVVRNVILEQMRRARITPIAVVADLQSSFVVDEGADPERIAAGRDELRQVFGMIQRLPQKLRQVLLMRRVEGLPQKEIARRLGVPESTVEKRSAKALRLLLADLSAEDGLAPPRALRRREWR, from the coding sequence TTGCACGATCCGATCGCATGGATCGCCGAACGGATCGTGCCTCACGAGCCTGACGTCCGGCGCTGGCTTCAGCGCTCGACCCTTGGCGGGTTCGACCCCGATGACGCGATACAGGAGGCCTATGCCCGCATCGCGGCAGCCTCCAACCTGGCCGCGGTCCGCGAACCGCGCGCCTATTTCTTCACGGTCGTCCGCAACGTCATACTCGAACAGATGCGGCGAGCGCGGATCACGCCGATTGCGGTCGTGGCGGATTTGCAGTCTTCGTTCGTCGTAGATGAAGGGGCCGATCCCGAGAGGATCGCCGCCGGGAGGGACGAACTGCGCCAGGTGTTCGGCATGATTCAGCGACTGCCACAGAAGCTCCGCCAGGTCCTGTTGATGCGGCGTGTGGAGGGCTTGCCGCAAAAGGAGATCGCGCGCCGCCTGGGCGTGCCGGAGAGCACCGTCGAGAAGCGCTCGGCCAAGGCGCTGCGCCTCTTGCTGGCCGACCTGTCGGCGGAGGATGGGTTGGCGCCGCCCCGAGCCTTGAGGCGGCGCGAATGGCGGTAG